One stretch of Clavibacter californiensis DNA includes these proteins:
- a CDS encoding ImmA/IrrE family metallo-endopeptidase, translating to MIQRTPAQDAYSTHKKFWADTGDDLDIPIDPFVIATSMGIKVYDAILGPGRSGYLDLDPSGQPVMFLNESHSLTRKRFTCAHEIGHYVDATNRGAKAGTFDRDERASTGTDPDEVYANRFAAALLMPKPALVKQRALGMSASELSNRFRVSREAMEWRLTNLGLI from the coding sequence TTGATTCAGCGGACGCCAGCCCAAGACGCCTATAGCACGCATAAAAAGTTTTGGGCCGACACTGGTGACGATTTGGATATCCCAATTGACCCCTTTGTGATCGCCACGTCAATGGGAATCAAGGTGTACGACGCGATACTGGGCCCCGGTCGCTCTGGGTATCTCGATCTCGACCCGTCTGGACAACCAGTCATGTTCTTAAATGAGTCACATTCACTAACTCGCAAACGTTTTACGTGTGCGCACGAAATTGGTCATTATGTGGATGCGACAAACAGGGGCGCCAAGGCGGGCACTTTTGATCGTGACGAGCGCGCATCAACAGGAACCGATCCCGACGAAGTATATGCAAACAGGTTTGCCGCCGCTTTACTTATGCCCAAGCCTGCACTCGTAAAGCAGCGAGCGCTCGGCATGAGCGCATCTGAGCTGTCCAACAGGTTCCGTGTCTCCCGCGAAGCAATGGAGTGGCGTCTAACCAATCTCGGACTGATCTAA
- a CDS encoding S66 family peptidase — protein MIPSTSSRFRKSVPKAKAGDRVAVLSPAFAAPGIAPEVHEQAMRRLQEATGLIPVEYPTTRRLGASAEDRAADITAAFADDSIRAIVSTIGGDDQVTVIPHVDIEELARNPKPFLGYSDNTNLHNLLAGLGIPSFYGGSTQVHLGAGPGIDDVHLRSLRAALIEGGELEITEPGESEDFGIDWTDPRALTEHGERHATEPWKWAGPARTVEGPTWGGCIEVIDQIAMAGRMPETAKLEGGILLLETSEEVPSADSVKRWVRGLGERGILDVVAGVLVARPVTIVMGAPVPSPEERARLRAEQRDTVIEQIARYNPRAVVCVGVPFGHTRPQWILPHGGTVRLDGAAKTVFADFS, from the coding sequence ATGATCCCCTCCACCTCGTCCCGGTTCCGCAAGTCCGTGCCCAAGGCGAAGGCGGGAGACAGGGTGGCGGTGCTGAGCCCTGCGTTCGCAGCCCCCGGGATCGCGCCGGAAGTGCACGAGCAGGCGATGCGGCGGCTGCAGGAGGCGACCGGGCTGATCCCCGTCGAGTACCCGACCACCAGACGTCTCGGTGCCAGCGCCGAGGACCGCGCGGCCGACATCACGGCCGCGTTCGCCGACGACTCGATCCGCGCGATCGTCTCGACCATCGGAGGGGACGACCAGGTCACGGTGATCCCGCACGTCGACATCGAGGAGCTGGCCCGGAACCCCAAGCCGTTCCTCGGCTACAGCGACAACACGAACCTGCACAACCTGCTTGCCGGGCTCGGCATCCCGAGCTTCTACGGCGGATCCACCCAGGTGCACCTCGGCGCGGGCCCCGGCATCGACGACGTGCACCTGCGCTCGCTGCGGGCGGCGCTGATCGAGGGCGGGGAGCTGGAGATCACCGAGCCCGGGGAGTCCGAGGACTTCGGGATCGACTGGACGGATCCCCGCGCGCTCACCGAGCACGGAGAGCGCCACGCGACCGAGCCGTGGAAGTGGGCCGGGCCGGCGCGCACGGTGGAGGGGCCGACGTGGGGCGGCTGCATCGAGGTGATCGACCAGATCGCCATGGCCGGCCGCATGCCCGAGACCGCGAAGCTCGAGGGCGGGATCCTGCTGCTGGAGACGAGCGAGGAGGTGCCGTCGGCCGACAGCGTGAAGCGTTGGGTCCGCGGTCTCGGCGAGCGCGGGATCCTCGACGTCGTCGCGGGCGTGCTCGTCGCCCGGCCGGTGACCATCGTCATGGGCGCGCCGGTGCCGTCGCCCGAGGAGCGCGCGCGGCTGCGTGCCGAGCAACGCGACACCGTCATCGAGCAGATCGCCCGCTACAACCCGCGCGCTGTGGTGTGCGTGGGCGTGCCGTTCGGCCACACGCGGCCGCAGTGGATCCTGCCGCACGGCGGGACGGTGCGGCTCGACGGGGCGGCGAAGACGGTGTTCGCGGACTTCAGCTGA
- a CDS encoding DUF1266 domain-containing protein — MTLQNHPGEVEFPVRARVRYAQMLNAQRMKPRGGSGKRALLITAFALPFGVVGSGLGILVATSGEPEGGPAMPIVLFALGLGIGMLVASIVFQQIDARAPRRDQLDYVAQARIRPVTLEEQQLLALDAVSDYSFGGWNSSLAFQPTWAEMPAELRAKHADGATGHEWVGLPMTTLAQHRAALDTQFRIASRDDIELFVADALAQGPQSARFAELAASEEAERMVSRMAALTGRSEFEIIDLTRPHDGRPPVLLLAGDSERTIGAIRYAYMAGYLSADDAWALIRQIGARVFATYDGWDAYWADVSLALAFRTDSLDAVMSQRRVRDALVASAWPAATVPWPAGVRVS, encoded by the coding sequence GTGACGCTGCAGAACCACCCCGGCGAGGTCGAGTTCCCCGTTCGCGCGCGCGTGCGCTACGCCCAGATGCTCAACGCACAGCGGATGAAGCCGCGCGGAGGGAGTGGGAAGCGCGCGCTGCTCATCACGGCCTTCGCGCTGCCGTTCGGCGTCGTCGGCAGCGGGCTCGGGATCCTCGTGGCGACGTCCGGTGAGCCGGAGGGCGGCCCGGCGATGCCCATCGTGCTGTTCGCGCTCGGGCTGGGCATCGGCATGCTCGTCGCCTCGATCGTGTTCCAGCAGATCGACGCGCGGGCGCCTCGGCGGGACCAGCTCGATTACGTGGCCCAGGCGCGGATCCGACCGGTCACGCTCGAGGAGCAGCAGCTGCTCGCGCTCGACGCGGTGAGCGACTACTCGTTCGGTGGCTGGAACTCGTCGCTCGCGTTCCAGCCGACGTGGGCCGAGATGCCTGCGGAGCTGCGCGCGAAGCACGCCGACGGCGCGACCGGGCACGAGTGGGTCGGCCTGCCGATGACGACGCTCGCCCAGCATCGAGCCGCCCTCGACACGCAGTTCCGCATCGCGTCGCGCGACGACATCGAGCTGTTCGTGGCGGATGCGCTGGCGCAGGGGCCGCAGTCGGCGCGCTTCGCGGAGCTGGCCGCGTCCGAGGAGGCGGAGCGCATGGTGTCGCGCATGGCCGCCCTCACCGGCCGGAGCGAGTTCGAGATCATCGACCTGACCCGGCCGCACGACGGCCGGCCGCCCGTGCTGCTGCTCGCGGGCGACAGCGAGCGCACCATCGGCGCGATCCGCTACGCCTACATGGCCGGGTACCTGTCCGCGGACGACGCGTGGGCGCTGATCCGGCAGATCGGCGCCCGGGTGTTCGCGACCTACGACGGCTGGGACGCCTACTGGGCGGACGTGTCGCTCGCGCTCGCCTTCCGCACCGACAGCCTCGACGCGGTGATGTCGCAGCGGCGGGTGCGGGATGCGCTCGTCGCGTCCGCGTGGCCGGCGGCGACGGTGCCGTGGCCGGCCGGGGTGCGGGTCAGCTGA
- a CDS encoding helix-turn-helix domain-containing protein, which translates to MNTTRIIELRQAQGWTQERLATESGVGVRTVQRLEAGEDASLETLSLVAEALRVTVRDLFSAIDDADLNSRVDSLESRTSDQQGDRDRLTRAWVLLFVGVGIVLTLVAFTISNGLALFLAYWLGGTLIALALRRLLLEPRLDAHYPLSRSTRTRRQRRREHRSATAATAATAAAAAASTVTPAVATPAAAPTHPVS; encoded by the coding sequence ATGAACACGACACGGATCATCGAACTACGTCAGGCGCAGGGCTGGACCCAGGAGCGCCTCGCCACCGAGAGCGGAGTGGGCGTCCGCACCGTCCAACGGCTGGAGGCGGGGGAGGACGCGAGCCTCGAGACGCTCTCGCTCGTGGCGGAGGCGCTGCGCGTCACCGTCCGCGACCTCTTCTCCGCCATCGACGACGCCGACCTCAACAGCCGCGTCGACTCCCTGGAATCCCGCACGAGCGATCAGCAGGGCGACCGCGACCGCCTGACGCGCGCCTGGGTGCTGCTCTTCGTCGGTGTCGGCATCGTCCTGACCCTCGTGGCCTTCACCATCTCGAACGGCCTCGCCCTCTTCCTCGCCTACTGGCTGGGCGGCACGCTCATCGCGCTCGCCCTCCGGCGGCTCCTCCTGGAGCCGCGGCTGGATGCGCACTACCCGCTCAGCCGCAGCACCCGCACCCGCCGCCAGCGCCGCCGCGAGCATCGTTCGGCGACCGCGGCGACCGCGGCGACCGCGGCTGCCGCGGCTGCCTCGACGGTGACGCCCGCGGTCGCGACGCCCGCGGCAGCTCCGACGCATCCGGTCAGCTGA
- a CDS encoding glycosyltransferase family 9 protein, whose amino-acid sequence MQTPGVPDAFPEARPATAGSADAATGEPHPEEVLVLRAIKLGDILVAVPALRAIRRAHPDARISLATTGWLAPVVTLLGMVDEHLPQQGFDHPIAREPGTVDLAINLHGAGIESRTLLHELRAHRTLGHAAPELDGMPAADGPAWEDHVLERYRWARLVSWHGMPADPEDVGILVPVEPPVAEHAVVIHVGAAYGSRQWPVDRFAEVARALADEGRTVVFTGSDKERERALEVASLAGMPTSTVLAGELALDAFAGIIAAADLVISADTGAAHLATAYGIPSVVIFGPAPPEEWGPPASGPHIVLTDASQRLGDTFSAIPDPALLAITPAHVLEAARSLDGHRVIRPLTGEPRD is encoded by the coding sequence ATGCAGACCCCCGGCGTCCCCGACGCCTTCCCCGAAGCCCGGCCCGCGACCGCCGGATCCGCGGACGCCGCGACCGGGGAGCCGCACCCGGAAGAGGTCCTCGTCCTCCGCGCCATCAAGCTCGGCGACATCCTCGTGGCCGTCCCCGCGCTCCGCGCCATCCGCCGCGCGCACCCCGACGCCCGCATCTCGCTCGCCACCACCGGCTGGCTGGCGCCGGTCGTCACGCTCCTCGGCATGGTCGACGAGCACCTCCCGCAGCAGGGATTCGACCACCCCATCGCGCGCGAACCCGGCACGGTCGACCTCGCGATCAACCTGCACGGCGCCGGGATCGAGAGCCGCACCCTCCTCCACGAGCTGCGCGCGCACCGCACGCTCGGCCATGCTGCGCCTGAGCTCGACGGGATGCCCGCCGCCGACGGCCCCGCCTGGGAGGACCACGTCCTCGAGCGGTACCGCTGGGCCCGGCTTGTCTCGTGGCACGGCATGCCCGCGGATCCCGAGGACGTCGGCATCCTCGTGCCCGTCGAGCCGCCCGTCGCCGAGCACGCCGTCGTAATCCACGTGGGCGCCGCCTACGGATCCCGCCAGTGGCCCGTCGACCGCTTCGCCGAGGTCGCCCGCGCGCTCGCCGACGAGGGGCGCACGGTCGTCTTCACCGGCTCCGACAAGGAGCGCGAACGCGCCCTCGAGGTCGCCTCCCTCGCCGGCATGCCCACATCGACCGTGCTCGCGGGCGAGCTGGCCCTCGACGCCTTCGCCGGCATCATCGCCGCCGCCGACCTCGTGATCTCCGCCGACACCGGCGCCGCCCACCTCGCGACCGCATACGGCATCCCCTCTGTCGTGATCTTCGGCCCGGCCCCGCCCGAGGAGTGGGGCCCGCCCGCGTCCGGCCCGCACATCGTGCTGACCGACGCGTCGCAGCGCCTCGGCGACACGTTCTCCGCGATCCCGGATCCGGCGCTCCTCGCGATCACGCCCGCCCACGTCCTCGAGGCGGCCCGCTCCCTCGACGGCCACCGCGTGATCCGCCCCCTCACGGGCGAGCCGCGCGACTGA
- a CDS encoding DedA family protein — protein sequence MSAIQAVTPGEIHPSEGYDGFVGWVLSLIETLGEVGVGLAVLIETFVPPIPSEAILPVAGFLAYEGRMSAWGAWAAATVGALLGALIWYAIGAALGRNRTRRLVGRIPLLDHADFDKAEAFFARWGGTAVLLGRCVPLVRSFISIPAGIERMPIWRFSLYTVIGSGAWNAIWVGLGFAFGPAIRPVLEEWSGLISYAAIGIIALLVVWFVVSRLIRRVRAA from the coding sequence ATGAGCGCCATCCAGGCAGTGACCCCCGGCGAGATCCATCCGAGCGAGGGCTACGACGGCTTCGTCGGCTGGGTCCTCTCGCTCATCGAGACGCTCGGGGAGGTGGGTGTCGGCCTCGCGGTGCTGATCGAGACGTTCGTGCCGCCGATCCCGTCCGAGGCGATCCTCCCCGTCGCCGGCTTCCTCGCCTACGAGGGCCGCATGAGCGCGTGGGGCGCGTGGGCGGCGGCCACCGTCGGCGCGCTCCTCGGCGCGCTCATCTGGTACGCGATCGGCGCCGCGCTCGGCCGGAACCGCACGCGCCGCCTCGTCGGCCGTATCCCGCTGCTCGACCACGCCGACTTCGACAAGGCCGAGGCCTTCTTCGCGCGCTGGGGCGGCACGGCCGTGCTCCTCGGCCGGTGCGTGCCGCTCGTGCGCTCCTTCATCTCCATTCCCGCGGGCATCGAGCGCATGCCGATCTGGCGGTTCTCCCTCTACACCGTGATCGGATCCGGAGCCTGGAACGCCATCTGGGTGGGCCTCGGCTTCGCGTTCGGCCCGGCGATCCGCCCGGTGCTGGAGGAGTGGAGCGGCCTGATCTCCTACGCGGCCATCGGGATCATCGCGCTGCTCGTGGTGTGGTTCGTGGTGTCGCGGCTGATCCGTCGGGTGCGGGCGGCCTGA
- the bla gene encoding class A beta-lactamase has protein sequence MIHPAPSTRLALAATLATTLLAGCAAPAAEAPTAPPASASPAPSASAAPAVDQAAADAAFTALEGRFGARLGVHAVDTGTGAEVSWRGDERFAYASTIKAPLAAALLDRVGIAGMERAVPIEAADILSYAPVTETRVGGTMTLRELADAAMTRSDNTAANLLLEALGGPAELDAALTALGDDTTVVSRTEPDLNEATPGDDRDTTTPRAAAALLRAYALGDPGAIADPLDADERALFTGWLKATQTGATLVRAELPADWTVGDKSGSGAYASRGDVAVIWRPDAAPIVIAVHSSKDQQDATADDALISGAAKAAVQALGALD, from the coding sequence GTGATCCACCCCGCCCCCTCCACGCGCCTCGCGCTCGCCGCGACCCTCGCGACGACCCTGCTCGCCGGATGCGCGGCCCCCGCCGCCGAGGCGCCGACGGCCCCGCCCGCGTCCGCATCCCCCGCGCCCTCCGCATCCGCCGCCCCCGCGGTCGACCAGGCGGCCGCCGACGCCGCGTTCACCGCGCTCGAGGGGCGCTTCGGCGCGCGCCTCGGCGTGCACGCGGTCGACACCGGCACGGGCGCGGAGGTCTCCTGGCGCGGGGACGAGCGGTTCGCGTACGCGTCCACCATCAAGGCCCCGCTCGCGGCCGCGCTGCTCGACCGCGTCGGCATCGCCGGGATGGAGCGCGCCGTGCCGATCGAGGCGGCCGACATCCTCTCCTACGCGCCCGTCACCGAGACGCGCGTCGGCGGCACGATGACCCTCCGCGAGCTCGCCGATGCCGCCATGACCCGCAGCGACAACACCGCCGCCAACCTCCTGCTCGAGGCGCTCGGCGGCCCGGCCGAGCTGGACGCGGCGCTCACCGCCCTCGGCGACGACACCACCGTCGTCTCCCGCACCGAGCCGGACCTCAACGAGGCCACCCCGGGCGACGACCGCGACACCACGACACCGCGCGCCGCCGCCGCGCTCCTCCGGGCGTACGCGCTGGGCGATCCGGGCGCCATCGCGGATCCCCTCGACGCCGACGAGCGCGCCCTCTTCACCGGCTGGCTGAAGGCCACGCAGACCGGCGCGACGCTCGTGCGCGCCGAGCTGCCCGCGGACTGGACGGTCGGCGACAAGTCCGGCAGCGGCGCCTACGCCAGCCGCGGCGACGTCGCGGTGATCTGGCGGCCCGACGCCGCGCCCATCGTCATCGCCGTGCACTCCTCCAAGGACCAGCAGGACGCGACGGCCGACGACGCCCTGATCTCCGGCGCCGCGAAGGCCGCGGTGCAGGCCCTCGGGGCGCTCGACTGA
- a CDS encoding TetR/AcrR family transcriptional regulator: MKAASESTRAYGSRDARRAELLDAAVRVMAVTGVAGASTRAITAEAGLAHGAFHYCFGVREELLGALLRQEVDAVVAQLEAAEDPAGAPLGDVVALTLRAELDRVRREPDRQRVLIDLAATVQRIPALADLPAWEHGRYVEETRRRFAAAGLDGARADRCAALAVAGMRGIIGAWLARRDDGADRAAERAVGDLSRALALLAEDGGR, encoded by the coding sequence ATGAAGGCCGCCTCCGAGAGCACCCGCGCTTACGGATCTCGGGACGCCCGGCGGGCCGAGCTGCTCGATGCCGCGGTGCGGGTGATGGCCGTGACGGGCGTCGCGGGAGCGAGCACGCGGGCGATCACCGCGGAGGCCGGGCTCGCGCACGGCGCCTTCCACTACTGCTTCGGCGTGCGGGAGGAGCTGCTCGGCGCGCTGCTGCGGCAGGAGGTCGATGCGGTCGTCGCGCAGCTGGAGGCCGCCGAGGATCCCGCGGGCGCGCCGCTCGGCGATGTCGTCGCCCTGACCCTCCGCGCCGAGCTCGACCGCGTGCGCCGCGAGCCCGACCGCCAGCGCGTGCTCATCGATCTCGCCGCGACCGTGCAGCGGATCCCGGCGCTCGCCGACCTGCCCGCCTGGGAGCACGGCCGCTACGTGGAGGAGACGCGCCGCCGGTTCGCGGCGGCCGGCCTCGACGGCGCGCGCGCCGACCGGTGCGCGGCGCTCGCGGTCGCGGGCATGCGGGGGATCATCGGCGCCTGGCTCGCGCGCCGGGACGACGGGGCCGATCGGGCTGCCGAGCGGGCGGTCGGGGATCTGTCCCGGGCGCTGGCGCTGCTCGCGGAGGACGGCGGGCGCTGA
- a CDS encoding GNAT family N-acetyltransferase, translated as MSTDRPISPAIRTARVADLEDVTRVLAEAFAEDPVLAGFVPAGPRKRERLALLFAALLRSGPLPDGTVDVAVDARGGILGAAVWEAPGGIPAHRTLRQAPTFLRALGVAGALRAATRLRTLDRARPGLPHWRLAEVGVGAAARGLGVGSALLAHGLTRVDADGSAAYLESSTERNRALYLRNGFAELGPLTGLDGARPVAMWRAARVELPVR; from the coding sequence ATGAGCACCGACCGCCCCATCTCACCCGCCATCCGCACGGCCCGCGTCGCCGACCTCGAGGACGTCACGCGCGTCCTCGCGGAGGCCTTCGCCGAGGATCCCGTGCTGGCCGGCTTCGTCCCCGCCGGCCCCCGGAAGCGCGAGCGCCTGGCACTGCTCTTCGCCGCGCTCCTGCGCAGCGGCCCGCTCCCCGACGGGACGGTCGACGTCGCGGTCGACGCGCGCGGCGGGATCCTCGGCGCGGCGGTCTGGGAGGCACCCGGCGGCATCCCCGCGCACCGGACCCTCCGTCAGGCGCCGACGTTCCTGCGCGCCCTCGGCGTCGCGGGCGCCCTCCGCGCGGCCACGCGCCTCCGCACCCTCGACCGCGCGCGACCGGGACTCCCGCACTGGCGCCTGGCCGAGGTCGGCGTGGGCGCGGCGGCGCGGGGTCTCGGCGTCGGATCCGCGCTCCTCGCCCACGGCCTCACCCGCGTCGACGCCGACGGATCCGCGGCCTACCTCGAGTCGTCGACCGAGCGGAACCGCGCGCTCTACCTCCGCAACGGCTTCGCCGAGCTGGGGCCGCTGACGGGCCTGGACGGCGCACGGCCGGTGGCGATGTGGCGGGCGGCGCGGGTGGAATTGCCGGTTCGCTGA
- a CDS encoding MarR family winged helix-turn-helix transcriptional regulator, protein MAHEGATRTDPLALESQVCFAAVLAARSVVALYRPILEPLGLTHPQYLVMLALWERDGRSISDLGGALALEPATITPLLKRLQSAGLLERARSVEDERVVRVTLTEAGRALRGQAERVPARVAERTGMTPAELGRIRDDLHAFLARIDAAPDIAGA, encoded by the coding sequence ATGGCACACGAGGGCGCGACGCGCACGGATCCCCTGGCGCTCGAGAGCCAGGTCTGCTTCGCGGCGGTGCTGGCGGCGAGATCGGTCGTCGCGCTGTACCGGCCGATCCTCGAGCCGCTGGGCCTCACGCATCCGCAGTACCTCGTGATGCTCGCCCTCTGGGAGCGCGACGGCCGCTCGATCTCCGACCTCGGCGGCGCGCTCGCCCTGGAGCCCGCGACCATCACGCCGCTCCTGAAGCGCCTGCAGTCGGCCGGCCTGCTCGAGCGCGCGCGCAGCGTGGAGGACGAGCGCGTCGTGCGCGTCACGCTCACCGAGGCGGGCCGCGCGCTCCGCGGCCAGGCCGAGCGGGTGCCCGCACGTGTGGCCGAGCGCACGGGCATGACCCCTGCGGAGCTCGGCAGGATCCGCGACGACCTGCACGCGTTCCTCGCGCGCATCGACGCCGCCCCGGATATCGCGGGCGCCTAG
- a CDS encoding endonuclease/exonuclease/phosphatase family protein — protein MTLSADGTLTDGRALVGPVDAPELHVMTYNIRRLFRRYRPGSPDRWADREPLIAEVLQREQPALLGTQEAMPTQGRALSHALGRHYRRIGHGRNADGHGEGCPTFYDTRRLELTSWRQVALSDTPAVAGSRSWGNMVPRIAVVADFVDRATGLPLRHVNTHFDHLSWRSREESARMMLEIVAEVQVPTIVSGDTNAGVDTAPHRLLVESGALVDAWPAARERLTPEWGTWSNYKAPKRTTRRIDWMLVTPDIEVERVGINTTRVGGRAPSDHEALQAVVRC, from the coding sequence ATGACCCTCAGCGCCGACGGCACCCTCACGGACGGACGGGCGCTCGTCGGCCCGGTCGACGCCCCCGAGCTGCACGTGATGACGTACAACATCCGGCGCCTGTTCCGCCGGTACCGGCCGGGCAGCCCCGACCGCTGGGCCGACCGCGAGCCGCTCATCGCCGAGGTCCTCCAACGCGAGCAACCGGCGCTCCTCGGCACGCAGGAGGCGATGCCCACACAGGGGCGCGCGCTGTCGCACGCGCTCGGGCGGCACTACCGGCGGATCGGGCACGGCCGCAACGCCGACGGCCACGGCGAGGGCTGCCCCACCTTCTACGACACCCGCCGCCTCGAGCTCACGAGCTGGCGCCAGGTCGCGCTGTCGGACACGCCCGCGGTCGCCGGATCCCGCAGCTGGGGCAACATGGTGCCGCGGATCGCCGTGGTCGCCGACTTCGTGGACCGCGCGACGGGCCTGCCGCTGCGGCACGTGAACACGCACTTCGACCACCTGTCGTGGCGGTCGCGCGAGGAGTCCGCGCGGATGATGCTCGAGATCGTCGCCGAGGTGCAGGTGCCCACGATCGTCTCGGGCGACACCAACGCGGGCGTCGACACCGCGCCGCACCGGCTGCTCGTGGAGTCGGGCGCGCTCGTGGACGCGTGGCCCGCGGCCCGCGAGCGCCTCACGCCCGAGTGGGGCACGTGGTCGAACTACAAGGCGCCGAAGCGCACGACCCGCCGCATCGACTGGATGCTCGTGACGCCCGACATCGAGGTGGAGCGGGTCGGCATCAACACCACGCGCGTCGGCGGGCGCGCGCCGAGCGACCACGAGGCGCTGCAGGCGGTGGTGCGGTGCTGA
- a CDS encoding glycosyltransferase family 9 protein, translated as MPEPAPRRVLVVRLDSVGDVLISGPAVRAAAADHRVEVHLLCGPRGASAGRLLPGVHAVHVWDAPWISSPAPAADAASVDALHAILAEVDADEAVILTSFHQSPLPLALLLRLAGVGRITGASVDYAGSLLDVRLKPGEDLDEDQPEPERALAIAAAAGHAVPADDDGRLAVLPAELPSDVDALLPEGPFALVHPGAAVGARSYPADQHRDAVALLAARGIPVVVTGGPDERGLTAHVAGSTALDLGGRTDLAGLGALMRRAAVLVSGNTGPAHLAAAVGLPVVSLFSPVVPPIRWAPYRVPVTLLGDQDAACRLSRARDCPIPGHPCLAGVSPEEVADAVERLMATSRAEVPA; from the coding sequence ATCCCCGAGCCCGCGCCCCGCCGCGTGCTCGTCGTGCGGCTCGACTCCGTGGGCGACGTGCTGATCTCGGGGCCCGCGGTGCGCGCGGCCGCCGCCGACCACCGCGTCGAGGTGCACCTGCTCTGCGGTCCGCGCGGCGCATCCGCCGGCCGGCTGCTGCCCGGCGTGCACGCGGTGCACGTCTGGGACGCGCCGTGGATCTCCTCCCCCGCGCCCGCCGCCGACGCCGCCTCGGTCGACGCCCTGCACGCGATCCTCGCCGAGGTCGACGCCGACGAGGCCGTGATACTCACGTCCTTCCACCAGTCGCCGCTCCCGCTCGCGCTGCTGCTGCGGCTCGCCGGCGTCGGGCGGATCACCGGTGCGAGCGTCGACTACGCCGGCTCCCTGCTCGACGTGCGGCTCAAGCCCGGCGAGGACCTCGACGAGGACCAGCCCGAGCCCGAGCGCGCGCTCGCGATCGCGGCGGCGGCCGGGCACGCGGTGCCGGCCGACGACGACGGGCGCCTCGCCGTCCTCCCGGCCGAGCTGCCGTCCGACGTGGACGCGCTCCTCCCCGAGGGCCCCTTCGCGCTCGTGCACCCCGGCGCCGCGGTCGGCGCGCGCTCGTACCCGGCCGACCAGCACCGCGACGCGGTCGCGCTGCTGGCCGCGCGCGGGATCCCCGTGGTCGTCACCGGCGGCCCCGACGAGCGCGGCCTCACGGCGCACGTCGCCGGATCCACCGCCCTCGACCTCGGCGGCCGCACCGACCTCGCCGGGCTGGGCGCGCTCATGCGCCGCGCGGCCGTGCTCGTGAGCGGCAACACCGGGCCCGCCCACCTCGCCGCGGCCGTGGGCCTGCCCGTCGTCAGCCTGTTCTCGCCCGTCGTGCCGCCGATCCGCTGGGCGCCGTACCGCGTGCCCGTGACCCTGCTCGGCGACCAGGACGCGGCCTGCAGGCTCAGCCGCGCGCGCGACTGCCCGATCCCGGGGCACCCGTGCCTCGCGGGCGTCTCGCCCGAGGAGGTCGCCGACGCGGTCGAACGGCTGATGGCGACGAGCCGGGCGGAGGTCCCCGCATGA